In Drosophila nasuta strain 15112-1781.00 chromosome 2R, ASM2355853v1, whole genome shotgun sequence, a single genomic region encodes these proteins:
- the LOC132787406 gene encoding elongation of very long chain fatty acids protein AAEL008004 isoform X1: MALIMKYIESINRYMDSHSDSRTKDWPMMSSPFPTLAVCLTYVYLVKVLGPRLMENRKPLHLQNLLVVYNASQVVFSAWLFYEIGVSGWLTGHYSFRCQPVDYSNNPRTLRMVHACWWYYFSKFTEFMDTMFFVLRKKTSQVTTLHVIHHGCMPMSVWFGVKFTPGGHSTFFGLLNTFVHIVMYTYYMFSAMGPQYQKYLWWKKYLTTLQMVQFILIMVHAFQLLFIDCNYPKAFVWWIGMHAVMFFFLFNEFYKAAYKNRLMKKNAQLANGHAKPNGYCKSINAHDDLFLPQPVATATPTAATATTTEAKANGTLANGHANGLKNGYKQLANGNGNVANGNAVHSKTNGILLNGYGNGSNGNGYATKLLDDVAQELTHRKTPK, from the exons atggccTTAATTATGAAATACATCGAGAGCATAAACAGATATATGGACTCACATAGTG ATTCAAGGACAAAGGACTGGCCCATGATGTCGTCACCCTTCCCCACACTGGCTGTCTGCCTCACATACGTCTACCTGGTTAAG gtGCTTGGGCCGCGATTAATGGAGAATCGAAAGCCGTTGCATCTACAGAATTTGCTGGTCGTCTACAATGCGTCACAGGTTGTATTTAGCGCGTGGCTCTTCTACGAG ATAGGAGTTTCCGGTTGGCTAACAGGACATTATAGCTTCCGATGTCAGCCAGTTGACTATAGTAATAATCCTAGAACGTTAAGG ATGGTTCATGCGTGCTGGTGGTATTACTTCTCCAAGTTCACTGAGTTCATGGATACG ATGTTCTTCGTGCTGCGCAAGAAGACAAGTCAGGTGACTACGCTCCATGTCATTCATCACGGCTGCATGCCCATGTCCGTGTGGTTCGGCGTCAAGTTCACGCCAG GTGGCCACAGCACCTTCTTTGGCCTGCTCAATACCTTTGTGCACATTGTGATGTACACTTACTACATGTTCTCGGCCATGGGTCCACAATACCAGAAGTATCTCTGGTGGAAGAAGTACCTGACAACGCTGCAGATG GTCCAGTTCATTCTGATCATGGTGCACGCCTTCCAATTGCTCTTCATCGATTGCAATTACCCGAAGGCCTTCGTCTGGTGGATCGGAATGCATGCAGTCATGTTCTTCTTCCTGTTCAACGAGTTCTACAAGGCAGCCTACAAAAACCGTCTCATG aagAAGAACGCGCAGCTGGCGAACGGACATGCCAAACCCAATGGCTACTGCAAGAGCATCAATGCCCATGACGATCTGTTTCTGCCACAACCGGTGGCaacagccacgcccacagctgccacagcgacaacgacagaGGCCAAGGCCAATGGCACGCTGGCCAACGGTCATGCGAATGGCCTCAAGAATGGCTACAAGCAGCTGGCCAATGGCAACGGGAATGTGGCCAACGGGAATGCGGTGCACAGCAAAACGAATGGCATCCTGCTCAATGGCTATGGAAatggcagcaatggcaacggtTATGCCACAAAGCTGCTCGACGATGTGGCACAGGAGCTGACACACCGAAAGACACCCAAATAA
- the LOC132787406 gene encoding elongation of very long chain fatty acids protein AAEL008004 isoform X3: MALIMKYIESINRYMDSHSDSRTKDWPMMSSPFPTLAVCLTYVYLVKVLGPRLMENRKPLHLQNLLVVYNASQVVFSAWLFYECLMGGWWGAYSFRCQPVDYTDSPTSRRIGVSGWLTGHYSFRCQPVDYSNNPRTLRMVHACWWYYFSKFTEFMDTMFFVLRKKTSQVTTLHVIHHGCMPMSVWFGVKFTPGGHSTFFGLLNTFVHIVMYTYYMFSAMGPQYQKYLWWKKYLTTLQMVQFILIMVHAFQLLFIDCNYPKAFVWWIGMHAVMFFFLFNEFYKAAYKNRLMKKNAQLANGHAKPNGYCKSINAHDDLFLPQPVATATPTAATATTTEAKANGTLANGHANGLKNGYKQLANGNGNVANGNAVHSKTNGILLNGYGNGSNGNGYATKLLDDVAQELTHRKTPK, from the exons atggccTTAATTATGAAATACATCGAGAGCATAAACAGATATATGGACTCACATAGTG ATTCAAGGACAAAGGACTGGCCCATGATGTCGTCACCCTTCCCCACACTGGCTGTCTGCCTCACATACGTCTACCTGGTTAAG gtGCTTGGGCCGCGATTAATGGAGAATCGAAAGCCGTTGCATCTACAGAATTTGCTGGTCGTCTACAATGCGTCACAGGTTGTATTTAGCGCGTGGCTCTTCTACGAG TGTTTAATGGGCGGCTGGTGGGGCGCATACAGCTTCCGCTGTCAGCCGGTGGACTACACCGATAGTCCCACATCCCGGAGA ATAGGAGTTTCCGGTTGGCTAACAGGACATTATAGCTTCCGATGTCAGCCAGTTGACTATAGTAATAATCCTAGAACGTTAAGG ATGGTTCATGCGTGCTGGTGGTATTACTTCTCCAAGTTCACTGAGTTCATGGATACG ATGTTCTTCGTGCTGCGCAAGAAGACAAGTCAGGTGACTACGCTCCATGTCATTCATCACGGCTGCATGCCCATGTCCGTGTGGTTCGGCGTCAAGTTCACGCCAG GTGGCCACAGCACCTTCTTTGGCCTGCTCAATACCTTTGTGCACATTGTGATGTACACTTACTACATGTTCTCGGCCATGGGTCCACAATACCAGAAGTATCTCTGGTGGAAGAAGTACCTGACAACGCTGCAGATG GTCCAGTTCATTCTGATCATGGTGCACGCCTTCCAATTGCTCTTCATCGATTGCAATTACCCGAAGGCCTTCGTCTGGTGGATCGGAATGCATGCAGTCATGTTCTTCTTCCTGTTCAACGAGTTCTACAAGGCAGCCTACAAAAACCGTCTCATG aagAAGAACGCGCAGCTGGCGAACGGACATGCCAAACCCAATGGCTACTGCAAGAGCATCAATGCCCATGACGATCTGTTTCTGCCACAACCGGTGGCaacagccacgcccacagctgccacagcgacaacgacagaGGCCAAGGCCAATGGCACGCTGGCCAACGGTCATGCGAATGGCCTCAAGAATGGCTACAAGCAGCTGGCCAATGGCAACGGGAATGTGGCCAACGGGAATGCGGTGCACAGCAAAACGAATGGCATCCTGCTCAATGGCTATGGAAatggcagcaatggcaacggtTATGCCACAAAGCTGCTCGACGATGTGGCACAGGAGCTGACACACCGAAAGACACCCAAATAA
- the LOC132787406 gene encoding elongation of very long chain fatty acids protein AAEL008004 isoform X2 yields MALIMKYIESINRYMDSHSDSRTKDWPMMSSPFPTLAVCLTYVYLVKVLGPRLMENRKPLHLQNLLVVYNASQVVFSAWLFYECLMGGWWGAYSFRCQPVDYTDSPTSRRMVHACWWYYFSKFTEFMDTMFFVLRKKTSQVTTLHVIHHGCMPMSVWFGVKFTPGGHSTFFGLLNTFVHIVMYTYYMFSAMGPQYQKYLWWKKYLTTLQMVQFILIMVHAFQLLFIDCNYPKAFVWWIGMHAVMFFFLFNEFYKAAYKNRLMKKNAQLANGHAKPNGYCKSINAHDDLFLPQPVATATPTAATATTTEAKANGTLANGHANGLKNGYKQLANGNGNVANGNAVHSKTNGILLNGYGNGSNGNGYATKLLDDVAQELTHRKTPK; encoded by the exons atggccTTAATTATGAAATACATCGAGAGCATAAACAGATATATGGACTCACATAGTG ATTCAAGGACAAAGGACTGGCCCATGATGTCGTCACCCTTCCCCACACTGGCTGTCTGCCTCACATACGTCTACCTGGTTAAG gtGCTTGGGCCGCGATTAATGGAGAATCGAAAGCCGTTGCATCTACAGAATTTGCTGGTCGTCTACAATGCGTCACAGGTTGTATTTAGCGCGTGGCTCTTCTACGAG TGTTTAATGGGCGGCTGGTGGGGCGCATACAGCTTCCGCTGTCAGCCGGTGGACTACACCGATAGTCCCACATCCCGGAGA ATGGTTCATGCGTGCTGGTGGTATTACTTCTCCAAGTTCACTGAGTTCATGGATACG ATGTTCTTCGTGCTGCGCAAGAAGACAAGTCAGGTGACTACGCTCCATGTCATTCATCACGGCTGCATGCCCATGTCCGTGTGGTTCGGCGTCAAGTTCACGCCAG GTGGCCACAGCACCTTCTTTGGCCTGCTCAATACCTTTGTGCACATTGTGATGTACACTTACTACATGTTCTCGGCCATGGGTCCACAATACCAGAAGTATCTCTGGTGGAAGAAGTACCTGACAACGCTGCAGATG GTCCAGTTCATTCTGATCATGGTGCACGCCTTCCAATTGCTCTTCATCGATTGCAATTACCCGAAGGCCTTCGTCTGGTGGATCGGAATGCATGCAGTCATGTTCTTCTTCCTGTTCAACGAGTTCTACAAGGCAGCCTACAAAAACCGTCTCATG aagAAGAACGCGCAGCTGGCGAACGGACATGCCAAACCCAATGGCTACTGCAAGAGCATCAATGCCCATGACGATCTGTTTCTGCCACAACCGGTGGCaacagccacgcccacagctgccacagcgacaacgacagaGGCCAAGGCCAATGGCACGCTGGCCAACGGTCATGCGAATGGCCTCAAGAATGGCTACAAGCAGCTGGCCAATGGCAACGGGAATGTGGCCAACGGGAATGCGGTGCACAGCAAAACGAATGGCATCCTGCTCAATGGCTATGGAAatggcagcaatggcaacggtTATGCCACAAAGCTGCTCGACGATGTGGCACAGGAGCTGACACACCGAAAGACACCCAAATAA